The region GGTAAATCTATTTTAGTACTATAGTTCAAAACTATAGCAGGGATGGAcaatgtctttattttcctcactttaaatgtttctattatAATCAATAATTTGTCATGAAGCATTTCTTTGTGAGATTTACTTCAAAATGTTTCCTGTATAGAGAAACTAGTAGCATACATTGCTCAGTTCTTTGgctcatttctctctttttttaatcttgaaGGTTCTTAGGATCAattaagagtttttattttattttaattgtcttgCATGTGATCCACATTTTTGCTTTCGTCAGATGTTTACAAGAACGCTCATAAGAAAAGCACATTTCTCCATTAATAATTAGGCTGTTTAGTGCAAAGAAATATGTCTTCATttaaatcaattacagaaagCACTCTACAATTTCAGACATCACACATCATGATACATCTGCAAACCTCAAGATGCTTTTGGTGTGATGTACTGTAATGATAATAGTGATTATTATAGAACTACATTTTCTTCagaagggttagggttagacaACACTAATGTAAAACACTAAGTATCATCAATTGCAAAGGAGTATGCAGGCACAGTGAGTGTGTAGACTTAGTCAGTTTTTGCCATTCTTCATCCAAACATTGTGTGTGTGATGACTcctaaatatgtttattaatacTACTACTTCTACTAGTAGTAGGTAGGACTGTTCCTCCTGTTTTTCACTGGCTTGTCCAAATCCCATGCAGCAAATTTTAAACAAGCTTCAACATCCTTTTTCTTCAACTGTGGAATGTTGTGCGGCGAATGTTCGAAGAGGCCAAAGCAGCTAATGCATAATCTACTGTTTTCCCAGGAAAATTAAACCTGCCATAAACATTGATTTGCACATAGAAGCAGGAATGTTTTCAACATACTGACAGAAATGTAGCCGACTTCTTGGCTTTCTGTTGCTTTTCGCTCACGCTTGTCTTTTTCTGTCCAGATGATACTCATTGTCATTCCTCTAATCAAATTTTTGGAGGTATGTAATTGGACGTTTTGTACATGTGGACAAATTGGATTGTTGTTGACATATCCATATTCTAAACTAAGAACATATTTGGTTTACTTCACTGAGATAATTGATTCTCTCATTGCTGATACTTACCTCACATAAATAACCAGGAAGATGAGCAACAACAGCCCAATAGCAAGTGCAATTATCAGCCAGAAAAGATGTCCATTCAATATacctaaatgaaacaaaataggGACATTTACACCAACATTTAGACATCAGATGTTGAGATTGTTCCTCATGTTcagtggttttaaaaataactaccTTTAATCCTAAGAAACCTCACTGATGATTTCTGATTTCCCAGATCATTTGTAACCTCACAGTAAAAATCTCCTGCCTCCGTGGCGTTGAAGCTGTAAACCGGCCCCACAGACACATTCATGGCTCCATGCTTGCTGAtcctgaaccaggtgaagttcCTGATCGGAGGTTTGGCTCTGCTGGAGCAGCTCAGCTCCACCCAGGTACCTGCTGATACCAAAcctgatggactgatggatgctGAGGTGTTTTTAGGAGCATCTGAGGAAAATGAGACACACATGAACTTTATTGATCAGAAACAGCTGAATCATGACCTGCTGACAGGATCACTTACATGAAACACTGAGAGTCActtctgtctctgctgtctTGTGTTCTCCTTTCACAGGATATCTGGCAGAACATCTGATGTTGTATCCatcatgtgtgtgtgacagagtgATGTTCTCCTGGATTTTAGTTGTAAAGGttccatctgtgtttttctctgtttgtctgagAGAGTCTTGTTGGAGATTCCAGGTGAGTTCAGGAGGTGATTGTGGACAGGGAGTTGAAGCTGAGCAGGTTACAGTGACAGACTGATGCTCCTTCAGATTTGTTAGATCAATAGCAATGTTTGGTTTCCAGGCAGAATCTGAAATTCCACATTAGagacattattattttttaggtttacaatgaaataaatattctatGCATTTAAGCAGAAGTGAACATACTCTGGTactaaacaacattttttttttccttttacattcatttatatttcaacTAATTCAAGATGTGattaaaatgttgactttaGGATTTGATTAATGTTCCACAAAGGTAAAGCATTAACTCAAGATTGACTATGGGTTACTTATCTAAAGCCTTATTTTATGTTCATGCCTTCCTAAAACAATCAATGATAAATAGTGTGATGGTCTCTCAGAAGGGCTAAAAATCCTTTTCATCTTGATTTTCCACTACTACTAAAACTGAGCCAATAAACATTGCAGCTAGAAAAAAGTGCATCTTTGACTCAAATTACATGATGAGTGATGAATTTTGCTTTGtcttgggttttgttttgtttttgtctttatctttagatgatttcatttaacacaaaaaaccaGCATCAGCTGAAGATTATTGTATTCATATATTCACAAAGAGTctctttgcttatttattttatgtctgcATAATGGAGCGGTagtgttaaaaaatgaatttttttctaGGAATAATAATACTGACAATAAAGAagaagttgaaaatgtttttgttctaacATTTTCTTCAACAGCATTTTAATCTTGTGTAAGAATGAGTTAAAGCTCAGCAGatgtaccttttttttctcagaaacaaacaataaaaaaggttCCCAGTGTTTGagcatttaagaaaataataaaatccttaaaactttatttttttaatagctttGCATTCTACTGCAGACAACAGATGATCAGAAAATATACATGTGAAAAGCCAAATGCTTATAATGGGATTTCTGATATTTGAAATTAATGGAGTGATGAAGATAAAATTCTTAcctttaacttttatttgaatGGGATCCAAATCAGCTGTTGCCTTAAATTCCCCGTTCTCGATTCTGAAATAGTATTTATCTTGATGGCTGGtgtttaaatcagaaaatagaGTTGTGCAGTCATTTTTCTTGAGGATTCCAGTAATGTTCATTGGATAGGCATTGACTGAATTGCTGCTGTCAAAAACtagattatttacatttttatgatcatttttataCCAAATTCCAATGATTTCAATACTATTGTTAAAACTAGCCTCCCCTCTGATTGCTTCAAATGTACAGGGGATATGCAAACAGGATCCGCTTAGTGTTTCCATCTCCTTTGAGGCATTAATGTGAAGGTGTGTTGTGGCCACAACACCTGTAAAagcagagcaacaaaaaaaatgatgtggataaaaatctgagaaagaaaaaactttcgACAAACTTCAGTTTAGCTGCTGGAAGTTACATGTGGAGCCTTTAAACATTATCAGGATCAAATATTTCAGACTATTAAACGATTCATGTGACGTCTCCTTACAAGAGGAAGAAAGCAAAAATCTCacctggaagaaagaaaacacccAGTAACATGTTGACTGTCAGCACGTTCTCACACAGAGCCGCCATCAGAGCCTGACGGTCCTTCTTCACCTGTTTGTGCTTTTAAGGTATATATTAAGCACAGGACCCTGTTAATAGAagagaatagaattactttattcattccagcagggaaattacttcgcagttacagcagcatagagacaagacagaacaacaaccaccactgagtagcagttgtagacaaaatagaaaataaaataaaatataacatgctgttaatataaaagcaacttatagcagtccttgcaaagattcaaaaaatgcagatacaatatgtatatgagaataaaatgttacttttagaAGTCATGAAGCTAAGCCGACGATTccaataaaattattcaaggtaCAACTACATCAATTCATaagcaataagaaaataaaaatgtgtcatgtAAATGTAATATACTTACCAAATTAATCcaaatttgaagcaaaattaaaatttaaacctGTCAACGTGACCCTGTCAGTTCTTCAGCAGGAGGTCTAGACGCTTTTAATAAGGAAGCATTATTTTTAAGCTTCACACGTACTGGTCCTTCCTCCTTCTTTAAAAGAGGATGCTCGATGATGAAGGCCTCCTCTGTTTGCAATACTGAAGAACACGTTCAACCCATAAACATACTGTATGAGCATATGTTTATGACATATTTTATGTTCACACAGTTATTGTGTTGGGGATGCTTATTGATTTACAGCAGtgcatttcacataaaatctgcaTAATTCATAATGCAGTACTGATCACCGGGTGTTAAAAATATTCCACCCACTAGGTATCACAATGTGGAGAGAATCACTTTAATTTTAATCACTAGTTACAATGTTAATTCAGCTTAATTCAATTCCGTTTATTTACATAATGACCGTTCAGGACAAATGTCCAAAAGTCATTTCAAGTCAATCAGACACACATCCCAATTGATTCTAGTTAGCATCAAGCTCAgataattattcaaattaatttaaaacatttccatccAAGTTGTTCTGCTTTGAAATCATTTGTCAAATTGTATTTGCATGCATGTCTTCAGTCACCTTCCTTCATTATATTATCTGTAGATCAGTGAAAAACAGGAACATGACCTTCCTCTGACACACAGCTGTTTGTCATGTGTCAATGTGACTTACGGTAATAAAGTGGTTTATTTGAgtaagttcagatttttttaatttgccatGAGTTTTGACTATTTGGTGCCAACTTTGTAGAACTGGAGAGGATGTGAGGTCTATTTATTTCTCGTGAAAACTGATCGTAAGGGAGCCAGATGAGaggatttaaaacattttt is a window of Xiphophorus maculatus strain JP 163 A chromosome 21, X_maculatus-5.0-male, whole genome shotgun sequence DNA encoding:
- the LOC102227573 gene encoding vascular cell adhesion protein 1-like; its protein translation is MAALCENVLTVNMLLGVFFLPGVVATTHLHINASKEMETLSGSCLHIPCTFEAIRGEASFNNSIEIIGIWYKNDHKNVNNLVFDSSNSVNAYPMNITGILKKNDCTTLFSDLNTSHQDKYYFRIENGEFKATADLDPIQIKVKDSAWKPNIAIDLTNLKEHQSVTVTCSASTPCPQSPPELTWNLQQDSLRQTEKNTDGTFTTKIQENITLSHTHDGYNIRCSARYPVKGEHKTAETEVTLSVSYAPKNTSASISPSGLVSAGTWVELSCSSRAKPPIRNFTWFRISKHGAMNVSVGPVYSFNATEAGDFYCEVTNDLGNQKSSVRFLRIKGILNGHLFWLIIALAIGLLLLIFLVIYVRCFKSKQPTHQQTQTPAGEEAAVQTLSTAAAEELQYGEVTFFKGKPEASSTSVEYGKQEETVYAHVKVSKSRKCSTHTTDSPDDIYAQVKKK